In Saccharicrinis fermentans DSM 9555 = JCM 21142, a genomic segment contains:
- a CDS encoding alpha/beta fold hydrolase translates to MMMQLFFRELGQGSRNLIIIHGLYGSSDNWLTIARLLGDEFRIFIIDQRNHGQSPHCDEMSYTLMADDIKHFMLQQNLDKAIVMGHSMGGKTAMAFALQNPNLVEKLVILDIAPKSYGGFSNYAQITNDHRAIVDALLSIDPSQHHSRSSVDKALKDKIPNNMVRSFLLKNIGRADDKQLYWKLNIKAISDNLTKIMDGLDEFDAAEEFPAEKAVILIRGAQSPYVQDEDMQQVRKYFPSAQLADIPDAGHWLHAEQPDIFIKTVKYFLDS, encoded by the coding sequence ATGATGATGCAATTATTCTTTAGGGAGTTAGGACAGGGAAGTAGAAACCTTATTATTATCCATGGACTTTATGGATCATCTGATAACTGGCTTACCATAGCCAGGTTGTTGGGAGATGAGTTCCGGATATTTATTATTGATCAACGTAATCACGGACAATCACCTCATTGTGATGAAATGAGTTATACCTTGATGGCGGATGATATCAAGCATTTTATGCTACAGCAAAATCTGGATAAAGCAATTGTTATGGGGCATTCCATGGGAGGAAAAACCGCCATGGCTTTTGCCTTGCAGAATCCGAATTTGGTGGAGAAGTTGGTGATCTTAGATATTGCACCTAAGTCGTACGGAGGCTTTAGTAATTATGCGCAAATTACCAATGACCACAGAGCAATTGTGGACGCTCTGCTCTCCATTGATCCATCACAACACCATTCGCGTAGTTCGGTGGATAAGGCCTTAAAAGATAAGATTCCCAATAATATGGTTCGTTCTTTTTTGCTTAAAAATATTGGGAGAGCAGACGATAAACAATTGTATTGGAAGCTGAATATAAAAGCTATTTCTGATAATCTGACTAAGATAATGGATGGACTGGATGAATTTGATGCAGCAGAGGAGTTTCCTGCTGAAAAGGCGGTTATATTGATTCGTGGTGCTCAATCGCCTTATGTTCAAGATGAGGATATGCAGCAAGTACGTAAATATTTCCCTTCGGCCCAATTGGCTGATATTCCTGATGCAGGGCATTGGCTTCATGCTGAACAACCTGATATATTTATAAAAACAGTAAAGTACTTTTTGGATAGTTAG